The region CCGCGGAAGCTGCCGACTACCGGTGCGCCAGTGGCGGCATCAATGGCATTCACGTTGGCGGTGCCGTGCAGCTTGTACTTCACTTTCGAGCGGTAGGTCAGGCCGACGCTAGTGCCGTCCACTACATCCCAGAGCACGCCGAGGTTGTAGCCAAGCGCGGTGTCGCTGCCCTTGGTGTTGAAATGACCGTCCGGCATGTTGGGAGCGAAGTGCAGTTGGGTGTTCAGCTCGCCCTCAATGCGGTTGACGGTGACCCCACCGCCGACAGATAGGTTGTCAGCAATACGGTAGCTCAGCGTTGGTTGGAATGTGATTACCTGGACTTCTGTTTTGTCGCCTTTATAGCGGCCGATGAAGTTGCGTTCGTAATCCGCTTTGCCGCCCAGCGATGCGAACACCCCAAACCCCACGTGCCAGCGATCATTAATTTGGTCGGTGTAGTAAGCGAAGGGTACTGCAGTACCGGGGGTCATATCCCCTTTTGAGCTACCCGTGCGCGGTACCAAAATCGGAGGATTGTTCAGAGGGTCGGCTGGGTCTGGGTACGCAGCAACTGAGCTGGCGTTCTTGATATCCACACTCGCGTCAATGAACGCGGTCCCGAGTGTCATGTGGGTGCCATCGAGCTTGGACATGCCCGCCGGGTTGCCGAATACGGTGCTGGCATCAAGGGCGGAAGAGCCCCGGCCTGCGTAAGCCATACCGGCGCTGCTGGCGCTTTGTTCGTTGAGGGTCAGGCCTGCCGCCATGGCAGAGCCGCTGGCCAGCATCACTGCACCTGCCAGCGCGGACACGGAGAAGGTCGAGAAACGGAACACATTTGTCATCGGTATAGTCCTGATCAATGCAGTGTTTTGGAGTCGGAGGGCAGGTCCCAAGCATGCGCCATCCGCTCCGTTTTCAGCTTTGTTGTATCTGGTCTTCCGTGACCGGCGGGTGACCCGCAGATGCATTGCCAATGGTGCGAAATGATGTGACTGCCAGCGGCAGCCACTCGCGTAAAAAAGCACACCAACCCGGATCAGCGGGGGTGAAGTGGTGTGACACACGGGCATCACAGTCTTGCCCCAGATTGTAGCGAACCGCCTAGCGAGCCGAATCCGGGGACCCGAACATTTTACGGTTTTAAAATTTAGTTGCGACCCATGTCTGCAAATTAATCAAAAATGACTGATGACATTTACATTGCTCAATGTCATCAGTGACTTGCCCATCAACGATTACATTGATCAGCGTCATTAATGCACGTCTGTATATAAGAATGTGCAGCAATGAAGCGGTTATTTCCCATGTCATTTCGCGCAGTCAAAAAAGCAGCGGAAGAGGACGAAAAGCAGCCTTTCCTATTGTGATGTTGTGCGATGCAACCGGAGTGCCGAAGGTGGTGTGTGGGCTGGGGGGAACAGCCCGCATCAAGGCACTATTTTCTGTACTGCGGGGGAAAGCATCATGAAAATCGGCATTGTGGTGGACGCAACCTGCGATCTACCGGCGTCCTTTATTGCTCGTCACGGCATCTGCATCTTGCCGATCGCCATCCGCCTTGGTGAGGATGTGTTGGTGGATCAGCGCGACGTGGAGCAGACCGAACAATTCTATCTGCGCGACCTGCGTGAGCGCGGCGTCGACGCCGAGTCAGTGCCCTACACTGCGGAACAAATCGAGGCCGTGTTCTTGGAGCGCCTGGTGGTTGATCACGATTTGGTTTTCTGTATCACGATTTCTGGAAAACACAGTCCTATCTTCGACCACGCCAGCCGTGCCTCGTTTGGCATTTTGAGAAAGTACAAAGCGGTGCGCGAGCAAGCCGGCGTGGCGGGGCCATTCCATATGCGCGTGCTTGATAGCCGTACCTTGTTTGCCGGCGCCGGCGTGCTGGTGGCCGAAGCGGTAGCCATGATCGATGCCGGCGCTGCGCCGAACCAGATCCGGCTGCGGCTGGATGGGCTGATTCCAGAGCTGTGCGGTTACATGGTGCCGGCCGACTTGCGTTATATCCGCGAACGGGGCTTCCACAAGGGTGAACGCCGCACCTGGGCGGATGCTGGCCGTGCGGCGGTGCTGACGTTGGGCGCGGCGCTGTCATTGCGGCCGATCATCCGTATCTGGCGTGGAGAAGAGTCGGTGGTGGCCACCGGCTTCAGCCATGCCAAGTCGGTGGAGCGCCTGTTCCGCCACCTCGCGCGCACCATGGATAGCGGCGGTCTGAGCGCGCCACATTTGTGCATCAGCTACGCCGGCGATGTGGCCGAAGTGCCGCAGATGCCGGGCTGGGAATCAATGATGGCCAGCGCGGCCGGTGCCGGAGTAGAAGTGCACCTGGCCACCATGAGCGCCACCGGTGCGGTGAACGTGGGACTGGGCTGTCTGTATGCGGCGTTTGCCGGCAGCCCCGGCTCGCCCTGAGGCGTGCCTGCGCGAGCGGTGCGGTCATGGTGGCTGCGGCAGGGCTGACGTAAGGTTTGCCAATCCTGTTAGCGATGGACGCCTCGATGACCTCCACACCTGTGCGCAGCGGCGAGCTGCAGCTGCCTTCCGGCATCACCCTTTGTTACGACGACCGTGGTCCGGAACAGGGCACACCGCTGCTGTTCATCATGGGGCTGTCCTGTCAGATGGTGTTTTGGCCCGAGTCGTTGCTCGATGATCTGGCGGCGCGTGGCTACCGCGTGATCCGCTTCGACAACCGCGATGTGGGCCTGTCCTCTCGCCTGCGGTTTCCGCAGCAGCACAGTCCGCTGGCGGCGGTGGCGCGCGCCACACTGGGGTTGCGATTGAAAGTCGGCTACACCCTGCACGACATGGTCGATGACACCATCGGCCTGCTCGATGGCCTCGGTATCGAACGCGCGCACCTGATCGGCGTGTCGATGGGCGGCATGATTGCCCAACTTACCGCCGGCAAATTCCCGCAGCGGGTGTTGAGCCTGACCTCGATCATGTCCAGCAATAACAGTCGCTGGCTGCCACTGCCGTCGCTGGGTGCACTGAAGCTGCTGCTGGCGCCGAAGGGCAATATCCGCACTCGTGAGGATTACATCGCGTACGGCTTTGAATTCATCAGCACCATCGGCGGCACGCTGCCTTGGAGCCGTGCCCTGCTGGAGCAGACGTTTGGCCAAAGCTGGGATCGCGGGCTGTATCCGCGCGGCATTCAGCAGCAGCTGTTCGCCATCTTTGCCACCGGTGATCTGACGCCGTGGCTGAAGCGGGTGCAGTGCCCGGCCACGGTGATCCACGGCAGTGTGGATCCGCTGATCCGTCCAGCCGGTGGGCGCGCATCGGCGCGCCATATTCGTGGCGCCAAGCTGGTGATCATTCCCAACATGGGCCACGACCTGCCGGACCCGGTACTGCCGCAAATCGCTGACCTCATAGACGAAACCGCCCGCCGCGCCGGCTGAGGTCCTGCCGCGCCCTCTGCAGAGGGCACACACCGGCCGCCCTTCGCCAGCGACGCGCTGGCTTCTCCCCTGCACTGTCTTCGTCCCGCGGTTGATGCGCTTAAGGCTCGCCACTTGCTGGCCTCAGAACCGTCTGTCGCCGCCATCAATCGCCCGACGGCCTTCGCTGTGACATCAAGCACTTGGGTGTATTTTTTATCAAAATATAGGTTAATTACTATATCTAGGTATTTGTAATCCCATAATCTTTGCGGTTTAAATCTGGGCAGCCCGGCGGAATGGAACGCCCGGGCCACAACAACAACAGCGTTACACACCCAGGTGACCGCAATGGATATTGCCTTTTTGCTGCCTCACGGCGCTGCCGGCCGTTGGCCGGCCCGACGCTACGCCCTGCCTACCCTCGCTGCTTTCATGTCGCTGCCTTGTGGCGTTGCGGCAGCGGTCGCCCGATCCCGATAACCACAACAACAGCGGCCTGCCGCACTTGGTCGGTAGTGCCCTCTGGAGGCGTTATGCAACGCAAATCGTTTCAGCTTTATCAGCGCGCCGACGGCGCCGAGCAGCCCTACTGGCCGTTGGGGCCATTCAAGGTGCGGCTGCCGTTAGTGCATTACCGCTGGGAAATGGCAGAGATGCTGCAGGGGTTCATCATGTTCGTGGTCAGCCTCGGCATGATCCCGCTGCTGGAGAAATACCTGGGCCTGCCCTATGACGTGGCGTTGGCGTACGTGGTGGTGTGTGGCATCGGCTTCATGCTGCCGGCATTGCTGGGTGTGCCGTTGGTGCCGGGTTGGATCACCCCGGCGATTCCAGTGGTGCTGTTGTTCCTCGGTGATTACGCGCCGGGGCCGGAAGCGATTCAGGCGCTGTTCGCGTTGCAACTGCTGGTCTTCTTGATCTTCCTGGTACTGGGGCTGACACGCCTCGGCAGCACCATGGTGCGCATCGTGCCGAACTCAATGAAGGGCGGCATTATCATCGGCGCCGGCCTCGCCGCGCTGATGGGAGAAATTTCCACCGGTGGGCGAGTCGCCAACACGCCGATCTCGTTGATTGCTGGCAGTTTGATCTGCCTGTATTTGATGTTCTCAGTGTCGTTCAAACACCTTACCGAGCGGCGCCCGGCGATGCGCAAGATCGTCAACTACGGCATGGTGCCGGGTATGTTGGTGGCGATCGTGGTCGGTATCGCCATTGGTGAGTACGACATGCCGGATGTGCGCTGGGGGATCACGCAACCGGCGTTCGGCGAAATGTGGTCGTACCTGCCGTTCGCGGTGGGCTTGCCACCGCTGAAGTTGTTCCTGCTGGCAGTGCCCACCGCCGTGATCGCCTACATCATTGCTTTCGGCGACATCATCGTCGGCCAATCACTGATGCAACGCGCCGATGAACTGCGCACCGATGAAAAAATCGAGCAGAACGTGGACCGTATCCACCTAGTGACCGCGCTACGCAACGCGCTGCATGCGTTCTTCGCACCCTATCCGGGACTGGCCGGGCCGCTGTGGACCGCAGTCGGCGCCACCATGGCTGAGCGTTACAAGTACGGGCGCGCGGCCATGGAATCCATCTATAGCGGTGCCGGTACGTTCTGGATCGCCGGCTTCATCGCCCTGTTCATGCTGCCGTTGGTGAGCTTTTTCCAGCCGGTGCTGCCCATTGCGCTGTCGTTGACGCTGGTGCTGACCGGCTACATCTGTCTGATGGTTGGTTTTGAGCAACTGGAGAACAACACCGAGCGCGGCATCGCCGGCACCATGGGGGTGGTGTTGGCGGTCTATGGCGCCGGCTGGGGATTGGCAGCGGGCGCGGTGCTCTACCTGCTGATCGAGCGCACCGGATTGCTGCGCATGGCACCGGTGAGCCAAGGCGGCGCCTCCACCGACGCCGACTGAAACCCTACGGGGCCGTCCGGTCCCGTTTCTCGATTTACACGTTGACCTGCGGGAGCCGGATGCCCCCGCAGGGTTGTGCCGTGGGCGCCGGTTGCGTCCTCATCAGGAGAGAGTCAATGAGCATAACAATCCGATTGGCAGCGGCCGCTGCCGTGCTGGCGCTATCGCCACTGCTTGGCGCTGCGGAGCGGGATCTGGCAGCAGAGCTGGATGCGCTGCGCGCTGAACTGGCTGCGCTGCAGCAGGACACCGTGCAGCGCGTCCCCGGCGGCGGCCTGCGTTTGGGCGATACCACCCTGCGTCTGGGCGGCTATGTGCGTGGAGACATGTCGGTGTCCAATCACGGCTACCAGAACGGCACCAACAACGAAGTGGTGGTGGCTTCCGGCGTCAAGGCCACTCGCCATGACCGAGGCTGGCGCACCGGCTTCAGCGCGCGCCAGTCGCAGCTGTATCTGAGCACGGTGACGCCGTTTGGTGAGCAGGCGCTGCGCACCCATGTGGCGGTGGATTTCTACGGCAACGATATGCAAGCCAACGAGTTGGTCAGCAACAGCTACGCGCCACGCCTGCGCGAAGCGTACGGCAGCTATGGCGGTTGGTTGGTGGGGCAGACGTGGTCCACGTTTACGGATTTGCAGGGTGTGGGTGACCTCCTTGCGTTCGGGCAGCACGCCAGCGTCAACTTCGTGCGTCAGGCGCAGGTGCGTTACACCCGTGGGAGCGATGTCGCCAAGCTGGAGTTGGCGCTGGAAAACCCGGAAGACACCGGCCTCGATCATCAAGACGTGCCGGACACCGTGGTGCGGCTGAGTACCCGGCAGGCGTGGGGGTATTTGTCGGCCGCCGCGGTCGCGCGCCGATTGCGGCTCGATGATGCCAGTGGCCGCGACGCACAATGGACTGGCGCTTACAGCGTAACCGGTCGCTTCCCGACCTGGGGTAAAGATGACCTGCGGCTGCAGCTCAACTACGGCAACCTCGGCCGTTACATGGGGTTGCGCACTTTTGCCGATGCAGTGGTCGATCAAGGGCAGATCAGCGATGTCACCGCCTGGGGTTACTCGGTCATCTACCGCCATTACTGGACTGAGCGGCTGCGCAGCTCTGCGGCGTGGTCCGACAGCGGCTTGCGTGACCAACAGGATTACCAGCCGGGCACCAACCGCCGCTACCGCACCGCGTCGGTCAACCTGCTGTGGTCACCGCTATCTGTGCTTACTTATGGCATCGAGTTGCAGCACTACCAGTTGCAGGAGGTCGGTGGCCGTCGCGCTGATCTGGCGCGCGTGCAGCTGGCGGCGCAGTACAGTTTCTGAGGGGGGGCCGCGCCGGTCAGGCGCGGCTGTGATCGAACGCCAGCACGCTGCGGATATCGTCGCACTGCAGCTGGCACATCAGGATGCGGTCCAAGCCCATGGCGACGCCGGCACTGTCCGGCAGGCCATGGGTCAGGGCCGCCAGCAGCCACGGGTCCGCCTGCATCGGCGGCCGCCCCTGTTCTAGACGCCACAATTGGTCCTCGGCGAACCGCACTGATTGTTCGCCGGCACTGGTCAGCTCGTCGTAGCCATTGGCCAGCTCGTAACCGCCGAAGTAGATCTCGAAACGACGTGCCACAGTGTCGCCGGCCGCGTCGGTTTCGGTACGCGCCAAGGCCGCTGCCCAACCGGGGAAGGCGTCCACCACGGTGAGTTGATCGGTCGGCAGTGACGCCTCCACGACGGTGGCCATCAGGTAATCCACCAACTCTTCCCGCGGCAGTTCTGGTAATTCGCTGTCAGCTTGTGCGCGGGCCTGTAGTTCAGCCAGCGGCGCGTTAAGCGGATCCAGGCCGGTGGCTTCGAAAAATAACGTGCGGAACGCCACCCGGCGCACGTTCGCCACGGGCAGCAGCGTACGCAGCAAGTCTTCACACTCGCCGATCAGTAGCTCCAGCGACCAGCCGGGGCGGTACCATTCCAGCAGTGAAAATTCAGGGTTGTGGCGGCGTCCGGCCTCACCGTCGCGAAATACTCGCGCGATTTGGTAAATGGGCCCGCTGCCGGCGGCCAGCAGCCGCTTCATGTGGTATTCGGGGGAGGATTGCAGGTAGCCGTAGCCGGGCACGTCGATGCATTGAATGTGCCGATCGGTGACGCCATGGGCGGCGAGGAAGGGCGTTTCCACTTCCAGCACCCCGCGCTGTTGAAAGAATTGCCGCACCGTCTGGTTGAGACGGGCCCGGGCCACAAGGGCCCGGGTGTCGGCACCGGGGCGCCAGTCGATCATCAGTCTTTAACGCGGCTGACATACTCGCCGGTGCGGGTATCGATCTTGATCACTTCGCCGGTCTGCACGAACAGCGGCACACGCACGGTGGCACCCGTGGAGACCTTGGCCGGCTTGCCGCCGGTACCCGCGGTGTCGCCCTTCAGGCCGGGATCGGTTTCGATGATTTCCAGCACCACGAAGTTGGGCGGCGCAACCGACAGCGGCGCACCGTTCCACAGGGTAACGGTGCACATGTCTTCTTCTTTCAGCCACTGCAGCGCTTCGGACACGGCAGATTCATCCGCGCCCAGTTGCTCGAAGCTTTCCGGGTTCATGAAGTGCCAGAACTCGCCGTCGCTGTAGAGATACTGCATCTCCACGTCCATGACGTCGGCACCTTCCAGCGATTCGCCAGATTTGAAGGTACGTTCCCACATCTTGCCGGTCTTGAGGTTGCGCAGGCGCACCCGGTTGAATGCCTGGCCTTTGCCGGGCTTGACGAATTCGTTCTCGACGATGGCGCAGGGATCGCCGTCCAGCATCACCTTCAGGCCAGACTTGAATTCGTTGGTAGAATAGGTCGCCATGTACACACCCACAGTCAGAAGAACCGGAATTTTGAGGGCGTAATGATAACTCAGCAGACCCCGTCTTGGCAGACTCCCCGTGGCGGGCATTGAAGTGGCTGAAATCCAAGCCCTGCCGGCCCCGTTGCGAGTGCCGCTGACCGACCTTGATGCCGTGCCCCGTTGGCAGCAGGCGCAAGCTGATCTGATCACTGATCCCGAGGAGCTGCGCCGGCTACTGCAGTTGGAGCATTTGCCGTGGGCCGATAGTGGCTTTCCGCTGCGGGTGCCCCGTGATTATGTGGCGCGCATGCAGCCCGGTGACGCGGCGGACCCGCTGTTGCGCCAAGTGCTCAACAGCCGCGAGGAACTCGCTGAGGTGGCGGGCTTTACCACCGATCCGCTGGCGGAGGCGGTGCATACCCCGGTGCCCGGTGTGTTGCACAAGTACCATGGCCGCGTGCTGCTGGTGGTCACCGGCGCCTGCGCGGTGCACTGCCGTTACTGTTTCCGGCGCCACTTTCCTTACCAAGAGCATCTGCCCACCCGCGACCGATTGGACGAGGCGTTGGCATGGTTGGCAGAGCAAACTGATGTCAGTGAAGTGATCCTCAGTGGCGGCGACCCGCTCAGCCTCAGCGACCGCCGCTTCGGCCAGCTGCTGGAGCGTCTCGCGGCACTGCCGCACCTGCGCCGGTTGCGGGTGCATAGCCGCTTGCCACTGGTGATCCACGGCCGGGTCACTGACGCGCTGCTGGCCCAGCTTGGTGACCCGCGCTGGCGTTCGGTGCTGGTGCTGCACGCCAATCATGCCCATGAACTGTCGCCGCAGCTGGCTGACGAAGTGGCGGCGCTGCGCCGCGTCGGCGTGACCGTGTTGAATCAGGCGGTGCTGCTGCGCGGCGTTAACGACAGCGTGGCGGCGCAGGAGCAATTGGCCATGAGCCTGTTTGACCACGGGGTGCTGCCGTATTACCTGCACCAGTTGGATGCGGTGGCCGGCGCCGCCCATTTTGCGGTGCCGGATGCCGACGCGGTGGCACTGCATGAAGCGCTGCGCGCGCGCTTGTCCGGCTATCTGCTGCCGCGCTTAGTGCGCGAACTGCCGGGCGATCACAGCAAAACGCCGGTGGCCGCCGGCTGCGGTTGAACCACACGGCGACGGCTTTGTGATACAAGTCACGCGCTGGTCGCCGGGATAGGTGACACTGGGCGCTTCAACATCGTTAAATTGTTGAAAATGACGCCGCGGTAGACGGCAGTCACGCATATCAAGGGGTGCAGGGAAAGCACGGGATCACGGCGGCGCGGGGGCGCCGCCGGTCCGTTTTCGGCGTTGTTGTTCTCGG is a window of Alcanivorax sp. REN37 DNA encoding:
- a CDS encoding OmpP1/FadL family transporter, coding for MTNVFRFSTFSVSALAGAVMLASGSAMAAGLTLNEQSASSAGMAYAGRGSSALDASTVFGNPAGMSKLDGTHMTLGTAFIDASVDIKNASSVAAYPDPADPLNNPPILVPRTGSSKGDMTPGTAVPFAYYTDQINDRWHVGFGVFASLGGKADYERNFIGRYKGDKTEVQVITFQPTLSYRIADNLSVGGGVTVNRIEGELNTQLHFAPNMPDGHFNTKGSDTALGYNLGVLWDVVDGTSVGLTYRSKVKYKLHGTANVNAIDAATGAPVVGSFRGGLDFTQPEAVEASLSQAITNELTLHAGAVWTRWSELQEIRIETSGVPASLASRGEPTEWRDQWAFALGGSYQLTPTVVLRAGFALDESPATNEHRSVRVPYGNRKVGTLGVGWQATQNLGFDFAYGYLKESDAAVNQAPDVGRPGFSATYKNSANIFAAQLNYKF
- a CDS encoding DegV family protein, producing MKIGIVVDATCDLPASFIARHGICILPIAIRLGEDVLVDQRDVEQTEQFYLRDLRERGVDAESVPYTAEQIEAVFLERLVVDHDLVFCITISGKHSPIFDHASRASFGILRKYKAVREQAGVAGPFHMRVLDSRTLFAGAGVLVAEAVAMIDAGAAPNQIRLRLDGLIPELCGYMVPADLRYIRERGFHKGERRTWADAGRAAVLTLGAALSLRPIIRIWRGEESVVATGFSHAKSVERLFRHLARTMDSGGLSAPHLCISYAGDVAEVPQMPGWESMMASAAGAGVEVHLATMSATGAVNVGLGCLYAAFAGSPGSP
- a CDS encoding alpha/beta fold hydrolase; translation: MTSTPVRSGELQLPSGITLCYDDRGPEQGTPLLFIMGLSCQMVFWPESLLDDLAARGYRVIRFDNRDVGLSSRLRFPQQHSPLAAVARATLGLRLKVGYTLHDMVDDTIGLLDGLGIERAHLIGVSMGGMIAQLTAGKFPQRVLSLTSIMSSNNSRWLPLPSLGALKLLLAPKGNIRTREDYIAYGFEFISTIGGTLPWSRALLEQTFGQSWDRGLYPRGIQQQLFAIFATGDLTPWLKRVQCPATVIHGSVDPLIRPAGGRASARHIRGAKLVIIPNMGHDLPDPVLPQIADLIDETARRAG
- a CDS encoding solute carrier family 23 protein codes for the protein MQRKSFQLYQRADGAEQPYWPLGPFKVRLPLVHYRWEMAEMLQGFIMFVVSLGMIPLLEKYLGLPYDVALAYVVVCGIGFMLPALLGVPLVPGWITPAIPVVLLFLGDYAPGPEAIQALFALQLLVFLIFLVLGLTRLGSTMVRIVPNSMKGGIIIGAGLAALMGEISTGGRVANTPISLIAGSLICLYLMFSVSFKHLTERRPAMRKIVNYGMVPGMLVAIVVGIAIGEYDMPDVRWGITQPAFGEMWSYLPFAVGLPPLKLFLLAVPTAVIAYIIAFGDIIVGQSLMQRADELRTDEKIEQNVDRIHLVTALRNALHAFFAPYPGLAGPLWTAVGATMAERYKYGRAAMESIYSGAGTFWIAGFIALFMLPLVSFFQPVLPIALSLTLVLTGYICLMVGFEQLENNTERGIAGTMGVVLAVYGAGWGLAAGAVLYLLIERTGLLRMAPVSQGGASTDAD
- a CDS encoding porin, whose amino-acid sequence is MSITIRLAAAAAVLALSPLLGAAERDLAAELDALRAELAALQQDTVQRVPGGGLRLGDTTLRLGGYVRGDMSVSNHGYQNGTNNEVVVASGVKATRHDRGWRTGFSARQSQLYLSTVTPFGEQALRTHVAVDFYGNDMQANELVSNSYAPRLREAYGSYGGWLVGQTWSTFTDLQGVGDLLAFGQHASVNFVRQAQVRYTRGSDVAKLELALENPEDTGLDHQDVPDTVVRLSTRQAWGYLSAAAVARRLRLDDASGRDAQWTGAYSVTGRFPTWGKDDLRLQLNYGNLGRYMGLRTFADAVVDQGQISDVTAWGYSVIYRHYWTERLRSSAAWSDSGLRDQQDYQPGTNRRYRTASVNLLWSPLSVLTYGIELQHYQLQEVGGRRADLARVQLAAQYSF
- the epmA gene encoding EF-P lysine aminoacylase EpmA, with product MIDWRPGADTRALVARARLNQTVRQFFQQRGVLEVETPFLAAHGVTDRHIQCIDVPGYGYLQSSPEYHMKRLLAAGSGPIYQIARVFRDGEAGRRHNPEFSLLEWYRPGWSLELLIGECEDLLRTLLPVANVRRVAFRTLFFEATGLDPLNAPLAELQARAQADSELPELPREELVDYLMATVVEASLPTDQLTVVDAFPGWAAALARTETDAAGDTVARRFEIYFGGYELANGYDELTSAGEQSVRFAEDQLWRLEQGRPPMQADPWLLAALTHGLPDSAGVAMGLDRILMCQLQCDDIRSVLAFDHSRA
- the efp gene encoding elongation factor P, with the protein product MATYSTNEFKSGLKVMLDGDPCAIVENEFVKPGKGQAFNRVRLRNLKTGKMWERTFKSGESLEGADVMDVEMQYLYSDGEFWHFMNPESFEQLGADESAVSEALQWLKEEDMCTVTLWNGAPLSVAPPNFVVLEIIETDPGLKGDTAGTGGKPAKVSTGATVRVPLFVQTGEVIKIDTRTGEYVSRVKD
- the epmB gene encoding EF-P beta-lysylation protein EpmB, producing the protein MRVPLTDLDAVPRWQQAQADLITDPEELRRLLQLEHLPWADSGFPLRVPRDYVARMQPGDAADPLLRQVLNSREELAEVAGFTTDPLAEAVHTPVPGVLHKYHGRVLLVVTGACAVHCRYCFRRHFPYQEHLPTRDRLDEALAWLAEQTDVSEVILSGGDPLSLSDRRFGQLLERLAALPHLRRLRVHSRLPLVIHGRVTDALLAQLGDPRWRSVLVLHANHAHELSPQLADEVAALRRVGVTVLNQAVLLRGVNDSVAAQEQLAMSLFDHGVLPYYLHQLDAVAGAAHFAVPDADAVALHEALRARLSGYLLPRLVRELPGDHSKTPVAAGCG